In Hyperolius riggenbachi isolate aHypRig1 chromosome 1, aHypRig1.pri, whole genome shotgun sequence, the genomic window ACTGGATTATCTGTGCATAGGACCATAATAAGCCGTAAACATCATAGAGGTGGGCTTTAAGAGTGGCCAGAAAAAAAGTCATTGCTTAGCATTAAAAATAAGTGTGTAGGAGGTATGAGTGCTGAGGTATTGAACCTTTCATATCAGCAGCATCTCTTATGCAAATCAGGAAGGAGCTGCATGATTGCCCACAAGGTTGTGCATCCAAGGCTGAATTTTAATTAAGCCTAGGACTAATGTCACTGACTGGAAGGGATTTCACCTTTTCAGCTggatttccattggctgcaggaCTTTTCCCTACTGAGGActgcatacctgaagtgagaggaatataaagactgacatttatttccttttaatcaataccagttgcctgacattcTGTTGATCTTTCCTGCatcagtctgactggatttgctgcatgcttgtttcaggtgggtgattcaaacTTCatttaaacatctgatctgaattgCTCGTTCAAGGTCTGtgtctaaaaatattagagacagaggatcagcaggatgccaggcaactggtattgtttaaaatgtaaaaaatatggcagtctccatatccctttcatttcAAGTGtccttgagggcccttttccactagcaatcgctagcggttgcgctaaatgctagcgattgcgattcagcaaaagtgcAAAATTTcctggcgatttcccgacgtttgtgtatgtactgtatagcaaaatcgtggcaaaaatcGTTCCGTGGCGCAATCGCGATTTACTGAAAAAacgaatcacggtagtggaaattccctcccgcgattcctatgttatttagcaaaccgtagcgattttaaaatcgctaccgatttgcaattttgcgattcagcaatcacgaaccctctagtggaaaagggcccttaatctcTTCCCACCCTGCACCTTTTGTCACACAACTGTGATATTCCTGTAACTGTTTAACAGCATTAACATGACACCCTCTCAATTCCTCCTCCAGCCCTAGGTGAGGAGTCGGACGGATGCTACTATAAAAAAAGGATTGAAAACATTGTACAAATATATgataaatgcttaaagggaatgtccgaggtagttaaaaaaaatctacttacccggggcttcctccagccccttgcagtcatcctgtgccttcgccgcagctccgctaccAGCTAGTGGCCCGGGCGTCCCCtcggtgcagatgctgaccttggcaggtcggcatctactgcgcctgcgcgagagcTGCCCGcggtcacgctgacgtcatctagaatgttctgcacaggcaggcaactataccagctatactggggctatgctacctatactagaggccactatattacctacagtatactgggggcacctatacctggcattacccgccatgGCAGGCTTAGCATGCCACACtcgttcttttcctttttttgggcagggagtgtcttttaatacccagcaccgggtgtcaaatgcccgagGTACCCCACTGCAGTGAGCTAACAAAAGCCAGACTGGTGCATAAGAGCAGCCGGCAAGCACTGAATTCCTAAAGGAGGTGCTTATGATGAAGATTAAAAAGAAGTCGCAGTGTgtccaaaataaaataaataaaatgtttccttaattcATGAATTGAAAAGAGTTGTCACTTCAGGATGACCCTCATACACCCTcacacctgaccaaccaactttgccttgacatcttgcagcatgcgcgatcgataatgcgaccaattttcgtcctgaaattggtcgcctTGTTGGTTGGGCATGCACATTAAagtaatcgaatcagatggtcgattggccaccaagttgcctgatgtatggccaccttaagtgtcatTTGGATACAATTGTTATGTGGAGTAAAATATTATTTGTATATATGGATAAATCACCATCTCTTAAAGGCATCAAAGTCCCTAGTCACTTGAATGTTAACCTTCGCAAACAATTTCTGCATACTGATTGTCAATTGGATACACTCTGTAGGATGTTGTTTTGATGCTATAAGCAACTCTTTACTTCAAACAAATTTAGAAATGAAATTAAGACAATCCACAAATAACAGTGTTGGaagtagggttgcaacggtatgaaattccatggTAGGATAACCGTCTAAAAAAAATACCATGGTATTACGGTATacgtattatacaattatttggtcccgggccccccctccttACATTTAATAATGTGCCACCCCACTCCTTCAGCATACGTATGATTAAGCCGCCGGCAGATTTGGGGTGCCAGGTAAAACTGtaaaaaggctcaccctgctcctgcaaaagtactGGTGGCattagagataggtgtagccagtagtaggtggtcgcagcataggtagccagggataggtgtagccagtagtaggtggcggcaccataggtagccagggataggtgtagccagtagtaggtggccgcagcataggtagccagggataggtgtagctagtagtaggtggccgcagcataggtagccagggataggtgtagccagtagtaggtggccgcagcataggtagccagggataggtgtagccagaagtaggtggctgcaacataggtagccagggataggtgtagccagtagtaggtggccgcagcataggtagccagggataggtgtagccagtagtatgtggccgcagcataagtagccagggatagttgtagccagtagtaggtggccgcagcataggtggccaggtataggtgtagccagtagtaggtggccgcagcataggtagccagggataggtgtaaccagtagtaggtggccgcagcataggtagccagggataggtgtagccagtagtaggtggtcgcagcataggtagccagggataggtgtaaccagtagtaggtggcggcagcataggtagccagggataggtgtagccagtagtaggtggccgcagcataggtagccagggataggtgtagccagtagtatgtggccgcagcataggtagccagggataggtgtagccagtagtatgtggccgcagcataggtagccagggataggtgtagccaatagtaggtggccgcagcataggtagccagggataggtgcccgtagtatagacagccaggggggacacagcagcagagggggggggggttacaaatACTCGTCGGCAGGTCCTGCATGCTGTACTGGCTtaattctacttcctgttcttgcattgCATTTCCTTGTAACAGCACCCAGGGGACGCTGTTTCAGGGAAATGGGACGCAAGATCaggaaggaggaagaagccagTACAGCGTGCAGGACCTGCCGGCAAGTGATTTATTTATCCTCGCTATGCACCTACCGCTATGTCGCTTCCCCGCCGctacgccatatttatttccttttagataataccaggtgcctggctatcctgctgatcacctggctctaatacttttagccatacaccctgaacaagcatatgcagatcagatgtttctgacattattgtcagatctgacaacattagctgcatgcttgtttctggtgtgattcagacactattgcagccaaatagaccagcagggctgccaggcaactggtattgtttaaaaggaaataaatatggcagcctccatatcactctcgttacagttgttgaAAGCTGTCTTGTAGAATTCCTTATTGTGCATTCCTAATTGTACAACATCATCTTCTTACAGGACAAacatttatgtgttttttgttaTCTTTTCATGAACATATATAACTAAACCTTCTGACTCATAAGAAAACTATTTTGCAAGTTTTCTGCTCATGTATTTgtgagccaaaaaaaaaaagtttcaaaagaaAAGAAGCTCATAACTCTTTTCAAACAGATTATCCACCCTTTCTGCTTCATGCCAGTGCATTCACTCACCATTGTTACTTCCTCTGAGAGTCCGGCCTCAGCAGCAAACAGCATTAGTGTGGCGTTGTCCGGCTGCTTACACAATTTGAAATTGTGTTCAAGAATGTCGATCTGTTCCTGGCTTAGCGTTCCATTTTCATCTTCCCAGGATTCTTTTTGAAGGGAACTCATTATTACTGCTCGAGTTCCAGGGAATCTGCAATGAATTATGAAACGTTATATTATTCTTAAAGCAACTCAACTGAATTTGTCAGAGCAGAGCCTGCATCCTTATGTTATGGCTGTGACGAGTACTGTTGTAAGCAGCTGCTACCTCCCTCTCATTTAATCATCTGCTAACTGACTGACAAGGGTGCTGGCTAACTGGTCATTAGCTTGTGGCTTTAATTGATAGTGTAGGTTCCACTTCCTGCAAAGATTTCAatattaaaagaattatctgcttATAGCCAATGTAAATTGAACCTaataggctctgggtcctataaagccttcccattcctctcacggtTCCCTTGTTCCTGCGCTGTCACCCCCGTTAGCAGTATCCGACCAATCGCTCAAATGCTGGTCTTTACCACCGctggaggtttcggaagtctttgggagcccgagtgtttGAGCGGGAGAGAATGTGCTAGCAGAGGTGTAGTATAAAGCCGCCCGCCATTGGGAGCACACAggttcccaaagacttctgaagcctcccgcagcagcacagagcagcatttcaccgatTGGTTAGATATTGCCAAcgagggtgacagcgctggaatagAGGGCTCTGTAGGACCTAAAcccttcctctccttaggtgagtatctgttgttgtttttttaggtgCAATTTACATTCACTTTAAGTAACACTTCAGTTATCTGTGCCAGATATTCATACGTTCAGCTTCACTGCTTAGCTTTTTACCCGGTAAAAgcatgaggcctctttcacatgggagactaaaggtggtgaattcactgcctgtcagctgctcctggcCATGTGCCCAGTACCAGTGGTGAAGAGGCAGCCCCCCCATAGAATCTGCAAtgctgcggttctctgccaaaatgTAACACCACTGCATATCAAGCAGTGACACTCATGGCGTTACAAACACTactatttggctgcatttaatTTGCGACTGAATGGTACTCATGGCAGGAAGCTGGGAGGCTGAACTTCCCAACAAGCGCACAGTTCAACCTcctatgtgaaagaggcctgaaggtGTAATGTTTCTTGATAAAATGGCACTACTTTTATATACAGAGATAAGCAATATATATACAGAGTGGAAGCAATtcatatatacatttttacattatAAGTAACAGGTCTAatttaaccttctggggaccgcctgtagtaaatcctacgccgcacttgtggctgcttaactctgatgcggcgtaggatttacgccacctgctcATTCTGCTCCCACCATGAtgtgcacccgagaggggagattaagctgtcacatGTCAAATACACTGGTCCTAAAGGGGGGTTAGGCTGCCGGTCCCATGAAGGTTAAAGCAGATTCCTGTGTATAGTATGTAGTTATATATGTATGTGATTTTTATACAATATATCTAAGaaaaaaacacttgtgcaataagTTCAACCATGCGCAATTTTAAAGCAttctttgtaaaataaaaaaagtatttttctactttattatttgctgctatgggcatagttttttttttgtttgtttgttttattatgtATTGGacccaatacaaaaaaaaaggaatctGCTGCCTGATTTGATGGCACTGCATGGGCCCGGCACTAGGGGGCGCATGCAGCATTGTCAGAGGGACCTGCCAGGGGACAGGAAGCAGATGAAGAATGAAGAGGAGGAGATCGCTGCTAAGAAGATGGGAATCCGTGTGCAGGGAAGCCGCAAGGTGTCGGCAAGGTATCCTGCACGCCTGAGCCGCCGCAGGTGAATACTAGCAATTATTGGATGAGCCTGACTCATTCTTTATGATAGTAGCTATTTTTTTAAGACGAGTCATTctcatccttaaccacttgccgaccgcgcactcataccgcgcgtcggcaaagtggcagctgcaggaccagcgacgcagtattgcgtcgccagctgcagcttaattaatcaggaagcagccgctcgcgcgagcagctgcttcctgtcaaatcacggcggggggctccgtgaatagcctgcgggccgccgatggcggctcgcaggctgaatgtaaacacaagcggaaataatccgctttgtttacattgtacggcgctgctgcgcagcagcgccgtaaggcagatcggcgatccccggccaatcagcggccggggatcgccgccatgtgacaggggacgtcctgtcactggctgcacaggacggatagcgtcctgtgcagccccgatccccgGGGAtgaccaggtaggagagggaggggggaatttcgccgcggaggggggctttgaggtgccccccccgccacccacagcaggcaggagagatcagacccccccagcacatcatccccataggggggaaaaaaggggggcaatctgatctccctgcctgcaccctgatctgtgctgggggctgcagagcccacccagcacagatcactcaaaacagcgctggtccttaaggggggggtaaagggtgggtcatcaagtggttaatgataggGAGGTTAACCTCCGTGGTGGTAATCCCAGGCTGGGGTGGGGGCGGAAACCACAGTTCAGagtggtaatcccaacctttgctcggggtagccgccggaggctctatacagagcaatgtgcgcagcaagagagtttctacatacctcccagggatcccgacgtcggcctccattcttctttctctcctccgaggctctgctttctgctggtgagattgccgtcatgacgacagccggcaatctcactttagagttgcagcgccaccctgaGGATGGAGtgaaaactgcagtgctggagccagggaggtgagtgatttctggcactgctgcagatctcactggcagcatgatttttcccagcttttagggtctgaaagggtgcaaaaaaattgcaccgcttttagaccttaaaatccagaaagaatcataacgccaagggggttaaggctcTAAGAAATTAATGTTGAATGTTGCAGAATGGGAACAACCTACAAATGTATTAGGGAATAAAGTGGTCTTCTACAGCTGAGTTCCTTGCGCCACCGTTTGAAAAATAAACAAGGTAGGCTGACAATTTAGGTTTTATAGTTTTTATATTTGTAAAGCTTTTTTAATTTGACTTATTATCACTAGCAACCTGTTTTTCAACTTCCAGTTCTGCCTGTcttatttctttttattacacTCCTTATAGGTTTTTAATAAAGATCCCCTAATGCTTTAGGGCACTAAATGCATTCCTTTTAAACTAAGTTGTCTAAGACATTTTATTTATAGAAATGTTGTTCCCATAAGGGATAATACAGTATTAATTAAGACTTTGATTAAGAGTTTGACATTTACCGTAGTTGTTACTCTGTAGTTTGCTATCCCAGTCTACAAGACTTTGAGAATATTTGAGCTGTTTAAACTTGGCTTCTTTAAAACTCAGTTTTAGTTGGCGTTAAATTTCAGGTCAAATGTTGccatattaaagagtaactgtcgagtataaaatcaaaaatcaattctttatttttatctggtaaacaagtaataaggatgctgatcaggcaatccaaaagttaaaatcactattacttttcttgttgataaattatcattccccagtttacctgactcttatttggtacacagaaaatttggtacacaaaagaaaagttgcaggtcttttttttcttctctacttcccctcagacttaactaatgcagcctgattggctgaagcctctttccctcctgttttccgctcccacacctctgttcctctctgattggccaaaatttctcagactgaaacagtctcctctgcctgatttaggAAGtgcactaagggcggatattacatcacgactggcttcaaaatagccacagtaaatatggaaactgtatagaataggattctctacttttcctttataaaattcacaggaatcataacgtggacagtgcaata contains:
- the HOPX gene encoding homeodomain-only protein — protein: MSSLQKESWEDENGTLSQEQIDILEHNFKLCKQPDNATLMLFAAEAGLSEEVTMKWFKCRLSKWRRSEGLPSECGSVMD